Proteins encoded in a region of the Zunongwangia endophytica genome:
- a CDS encoding acetyl-CoA C-acyltransferase — MNNEVVIVSAARTPIGSFLGSLSNISATKLGSIAIKGALDKINLKPELVEEVLMGNVVQAGTGQAPARQAALGAGVPDTVPCTTINKVCASGMKSVMQAAQSIMLGDASIIVAGGMENMSMIPHYLHLRQGKKFGPAEMVDGMQKDGLVDAYDKNAMGVYADLCATEYNFSREDQDAYAVKSYERSAAAWKAGKFDDEIIPVEVPQRKGDPIIFKEDEEYKNVRMDKISSLRPAFSKDGTVTAANASTINDGAGAIVLMSKAKAKELGLNILCTIKGFADAAQEPKWFTTAPAKALPKALAKAGITQNQVDFFEFNEAFSVVGLANMKILGLSDENTNVNGGAVSLGHPLGCSGVRILITLINVLKQNNAKLGAAAICNGGGGASAMIIERN; from the coding sequence ATGAACAATGAAGTAGTAATTGTAAGTGCTGCCCGAACACCAATTGGTAGTTTTCTGGGTAGCTTATCTAATATATCAGCCACAAAATTGGGATCCATAGCCATTAAAGGAGCTTTGGATAAGATCAATCTTAAACCCGAGCTAGTTGAAGAGGTTTTAATGGGAAATGTGGTTCAGGCTGGTACGGGACAGGCTCCTGCACGACAAGCGGCTTTGGGAGCAGGTGTTCCCGATACTGTTCCTTGTACAACAATCAATAAAGTATGCGCTAGCGGAATGAAATCCGTAATGCAGGCTGCCCAATCGATCATGCTAGGAGATGCGAGCATAATTGTTGCAGGCGGAATGGAGAATATGAGTATGATTCCGCATTATCTTCATTTGCGTCAAGGTAAGAAGTTTGGTCCTGCAGAAATGGTGGATGGTATGCAAAAAGATGGTTTAGTAGATGCATACGATAAAAATGCTATGGGTGTTTATGCAGATCTATGTGCTACGGAATATAATTTTAGCAGAGAAGATCAAGATGCCTATGCTGTAAAATCTTACGAAAGATCTGCTGCTGCCTGGAAGGCGGGTAAATTTGATGACGAAATTATTCCTGTTGAAGTTCCTCAGCGTAAAGGCGACCCCATTATCTTTAAAGAAGATGAAGAGTACAAAAATGTAAGGATGGATAAAATTTCTTCTTTACGACCTGCGTTTAGTAAGGACGGAACCGTAACTGCCGCAAATGCTTCTACCATTAATGATGGTGCCGGTGCTATTGTACTTATGAGCAAAGCTAAAGCCAAAGAATTAGGTTTGAATATCTTGTGTACCATAAAAGGTTTTGCAGATGCTGCACAAGAACCAAAATGGTTTACAACAGCTCCTGCTAAAGCGCTTCCCAAAGCCCTAGCCAAAGCTGGAATAACGCAAAATCAAGTTGATTTTTTTGAATTTAATGAAGCTTTTTCGGTAGTTGGTTTGGCCAACATGAAAATTTTGGGTTTATCTGATGAAAATACGAATGTAAATGGTGGGGCCGTTTCTTTAGGACATCCATTAGGTTGTAGTGGTGTGAGAATTTTAATTACATTAATTAATGTTCTTAAACAAAACAATGCTAAATTGGGCGCTGCTGCCATTTGTAATGGCGGAGGCGGTGCGTCTGCTATGATTATCGAAAGAAATTAG
- a CDS encoding C40 family peptidase: MQYGICPLSIVPLRLAPSNESEMVSQLLYGEHFKILEERAKWSRIRVAFDNSEAWVSNKQIHNIDEQSYVKIDTEAPILTADLIEFIFDENQLLTPVPMGSQLNGNFCLKNTFDGNTVSGISEKENVIKTALFYQNSPHLWGGKSPLGIDCSGFTQMVYKLNGYKLQRNARDQAKQGEALSFIEESEAGDLVFFDDNEGLINHVGIMMKDNYIIHVDEKVRIDRIDHSGIFNTELRRHTHKLRVIKKII, from the coding sequence ATGCAATACGGTATTTGCCCCTTAAGCATTGTGCCACTTCGTTTAGCTCCCTCAAATGAAAGCGAAATGGTTTCACAGCTTCTTTATGGAGAACATTTTAAAATACTAGAAGAACGTGCAAAGTGGAGTCGAATTCGTGTTGCTTTCGACAATTCTGAAGCATGGGTGAGCAATAAACAAATTCATAATATAGATGAACAATCTTATGTAAAGATAGATACTGAAGCCCCAATTCTTACTGCAGATTTAATTGAGTTCATTTTTGATGAAAATCAGCTATTGACACCGGTGCCTATGGGATCGCAATTAAATGGAAACTTCTGTCTTAAAAATACGTTTGATGGCAATACGGTAAGTGGAATTTCTGAAAAGGAAAATGTCATCAAAACGGCTTTATTTTATCAGAATAGTCCTCATTTATGGGGAGGAAAATCTCCTTTAGGAATAGATTGCAGTGGTTTTACTCAAATGGTTTATAAGCTGAATGGTTACAAACTTCAGCGAAATGCAAGAGACCAAGCGAAACAGGGAGAAGCATTAAGTTTTATTGAAGAAAGTGAAGCTGGTGATCTTGTATTTTTTGATGATAACGAAGGATTAATCAATCATGTGGGGATTATGATGAAGGATAATTACATAATCCATGTAGATGAAAAAGTAAGAATAGATCGAATAGATCATTCCGGAATTTTTAATACTGAATTACGCCGACACACGCACAAGCTAAGAGTTATTAAAAAAATAATTTAA
- a CDS encoding tetratricopeptide repeat protein: MKRNILTLSLLSFISLSAIAQKDEIKNAEDFIEDGNFDKAKTELATAEQKLSEANDKWTERFYLYKAQAYLADGSGVSVDDFKTAGDAYKKAVEMGSDDAQEGLANLRNQLVQSAIDDQNSENYKSAADKLVASYDLNKQDTIYLYYAAANSLNGQNYDDALKYYEQLRELNFDGASTQYTALNNETGERESMSKEQRELMMKTGNYSEPKDEKQPSKRGEIAKNIALIHIQEGNNDKAIEAMDDAKANNPDDLGLLQAEANMYYQMGDKEQYNQLMSELVKKNPNDANLYYNLGVSTAEIGDQDQAVEYYKKALEIDPDMDNARMNIAAVILSKERDIIEEMNGLGMSKEDNKRYEELSEERKEIYKEALPYLEATVEKNPENTDAIRTAMNIYTQVGNKEKAAEMKAMLEQ, translated from the coding sequence ATGAAGAGGAATATTTTGACATTATCGCTATTGTCATTCATTAGTCTTTCAGCAATAGCACAAAAAGATGAAATTAAAAATGCGGAAGATTTTATCGAAGATGGTAATTTCGACAAAGCTAAAACTGAATTAGCTACTGCAGAACAAAAACTATCTGAAGCTAATGATAAGTGGACTGAAAGATTCTATTTATATAAAGCGCAAGCTTATTTAGCTGATGGAAGTGGTGTCTCTGTAGATGATTTTAAAACCGCGGGAGATGCTTATAAGAAAGCTGTCGAAATGGGAAGCGATGATGCCCAGGAAGGACTAGCTAATCTTAGAAATCAATTAGTACAAAGTGCTATTGACGATCAAAATTCTGAGAATTATAAAAGCGCAGCAGATAAATTAGTAGCTAGCTATGATTTAAATAAGCAGGATACTATTTATTTGTATTACGCAGCTGCCAATTCTCTTAATGGTCAAAACTATGATGATGCTCTTAAGTACTATGAGCAACTAAGAGAACTCAACTTTGATGGTGCTTCTACGCAATACACTGCTTTGAATAACGAAACTGGTGAGCGTGAATCTATGTCTAAAGAGCAAAGAGAGTTAATGATGAAAACTGGTAACTACTCTGAGCCAAAAGACGAAAAACAACCATCAAAAAGAGGTGAGATTGCTAAAAATATCGCTTTAATTCATATTCAGGAAGGAAATAATGATAAAGCAATTGAAGCAATGGACGATGCGAAAGCAAATAATCCTGACGATTTAGGACTTCTGCAAGCTGAAGCTAATATGTATTACCAGATGGGCGACAAGGAGCAGTACAATCAATTGATGAGCGAATTGGTTAAGAAAAATCCTAACGATGCTAATCTGTATTATAATCTTGGTGTAAGTACAGCTGAAATAGGCGATCAAGATCAGGCAGTTGAATATTACAAAAAAGCATTAGAAATTGATCCAGATATGGATAATGCTAGAATGAATATTGCAGCGGTTATATTAAGTAAAGAACGTGATATCATAGAAGAGATGAACGGTCTTGGAATGAGCAAAGAGGATAACAAGCGTTATGAAGAATTATCTGAAGAACGTAAAGAAATCTATAAAGAAGCGCTTCCTTATTTAGAAGCTACTGTAGAGAAGAATCCTGAAAATACAGATGCGATCAGAACAGCAATGAATATTTACACTCAAGTTGGAAACAAAGAGAAAGCTGCTGAAATGAAAGCTATGCTAGAGCAATAA
- the gyrA gene encoding DNA gyrase subunit A has product MAEGEKLIPINIEEEMKSAYIDYSMSVIVSRALPDVRDGLKPVHRRVLFGMYELGVLSNRAYKKSARIVGEVLGKYHPHGDSSVYDTMVRMAQEWSMRYMLVDGQGNFGSVDGDSPAAMRYTEARMRKISEDMLADIDKETVDTQLNFDDSLNEPVVLPTRIPNLLVNGASGIAVGMATNMAPHNISEVIDGTIAYIEDHDIEIDALMQHIKAPDFPTGGIIYGYDGVREAFKTGRGRIVMRAKSNLEEVRGRECIVVTEIPYQVNKADMIKKTADLVNEKKIEGISLIRDESDRNGMRIVYQLKRDAIPNIVLNTLFKHTALQSSFSVNNIALVNGRPEMLNLKDIISHFIEHRHVVVVRRTEYELKKAEDRAHILEGLIIASDNIDEVIAIIRGSGNAEEARNKLIERFELSEVQARAIVDMRLRQLTGLEQDKLRAEYDDIVESIKDLKDILARKERRMQVIKDELIEVKEKYGDSRRSTIEYAGGDLSIEDMIPDERVIITISHAGYIKRTSLNEYKRQNRGGVGQKGSTTRNEDFLEYLFSGTNHQYMLFFTQKGKCFWMRVYEIPEGSKASKGRAIQNLINIEPDDRVKAFICTQDLKDEEYVNNHFVIMATKKGQVKKTSLEQYSRPRTNGINAITIKDGDELLEAKLTTGDSQVMLAVRSGKAIRFEESKTRPMGRNASGVRGITLADDNDEVVGMISVDDMESNILVVSEKGYGKRSSLEDYRITNRGGKGVKTISVTDKTGGLVAIKNVTDDDDLMIINKSGIAIRMEVNNLRVMGRATQGVRLINLKGKDSIAAVAKVLHEDDELDLVEDAEDVEKPIEPTDGTDIVQDDSEE; this is encoded by the coding sequence ATGGCTGAAGGAGAAAAGCTTATTCCTATCAACATTGAAGAAGAGATGAAGTCGGCCTACATTGATTATTCAATGTCGGTCATTGTGTCACGTGCGTTACCGGATGTTCGTGATGGTCTAAAGCCGGTGCATCGAAGAGTACTTTTTGGAATGTACGAATTAGGAGTACTTTCTAATAGAGCATATAAAAAGTCAGCAAGAATTGTAGGTGAAGTTTTAGGTAAGTATCACCCGCACGGTGATTCCTCTGTATACGATACCATGGTTAGAATGGCGCAGGAATGGAGTATGAGATACATGCTCGTTGATGGCCAGGGTAACTTTGGATCTGTCGATGGAGATAGTCCTGCAGCAATGCGTTATACGGAAGCTAGAATGCGAAAAATCAGTGAGGATATGCTTGCTGATATTGATAAAGAAACTGTTGATACGCAACTTAACTTTGATGATTCCTTAAATGAACCTGTAGTTTTACCAACCAGAATTCCAAATTTATTGGTTAATGGTGCTAGTGGTATTGCCGTAGGTATGGCAACTAATATGGCACCTCATAATATTTCTGAGGTTATAGACGGTACTATTGCATATATAGAAGATCACGATATCGAGATTGATGCTTTGATGCAACATATTAAAGCACCAGATTTTCCAACAGGAGGAATTATCTATGGTTATGATGGCGTTCGAGAAGCTTTTAAAACAGGTCGTGGCCGTATTGTTATGCGAGCTAAAAGTAATTTGGAAGAAGTTAGAGGTCGCGAATGTATCGTAGTGACTGAAATTCCATATCAGGTGAATAAGGCAGATATGATTAAGAAAACTGCCGATTTAGTTAACGAGAAAAAAATTGAAGGAATTAGTCTTATTAGAGACGAATCTGATCGTAATGGTATGCGTATCGTATATCAATTAAAGCGTGATGCAATTCCAAATATTGTATTAAATACATTATTTAAACATACTGCGCTACAATCTTCATTTAGCGTAAATAACATTGCTCTTGTAAACGGAAGACCAGAAATGTTGAATCTTAAAGATATCATTTCTCACTTCATCGAACATAGACATGTGGTAGTTGTTCGTAGAACAGAATACGAACTTAAAAAAGCTGAAGATCGAGCGCACATATTAGAAGGTTTGATCATTGCTTCAGATAATATTGATGAAGTAATTGCCATCATCCGTGGTTCTGGTAACGCTGAAGAAGCTCGAAATAAATTAATTGAGCGCTTTGAGTTATCTGAAGTTCAAGCTAGGGCAATCGTAGATATGCGATTAAGGCAGCTTACAGGACTAGAACAAGACAAGTTAAGAGCAGAATACGATGATATTGTAGAGTCTATTAAGGACCTAAAAGACATTTTGGCACGTAAAGAGCGCAGAATGCAGGTAATTAAAGACGAATTAATTGAAGTTAAAGAGAAATATGGCGATAGTAGACGATCTACTATAGAGTATGCTGGTGGTGATCTTAGTATCGAAGATATGATCCCGGATGAAAGAGTTATTATTACAATTTCTCATGCAGGTTATATTAAAAGGACATCATTAAACGAATATAAGCGCCAAAATAGAGGAGGGGTTGGTCAAAAAGGTTCCACTACAAGAAATGAAGATTTCTTAGAATACTTATTCTCTGGAACAAATCACCAATATATGCTTTTCTTTACACAGAAAGGTAAATGTTTCTGGATGCGGGTTTACGAAATTCCTGAAGGTAGTAAAGCTTCTAAAGGTAGAGCAATCCAAAACCTTATTAATATTGAGCCAGATGATCGCGTAAAAGCATTTATTTGTACACAAGACCTCAAAGATGAGGAATATGTCAACAATCATTTTGTAATCATGGCCACTAAAAAAGGTCAGGTTAAAAAAACTTCTCTAGAACAATATTCTCGTCCTAGAACGAATGGTATTAATGCTATTACAATTAAAGATGGTGACGAGTTACTGGAAGCTAAACTTACTACTGGTGACAGCCAGGTGATGCTCGCAGTTAGAAGCGGAAAGGCAATCAGGTTCGAGGAAAGCAAAACCCGACCAATGGGTAGAAATGCTTCCGGAGTTCGTGGTATTACTTTAGCCGATGATAATGATGAAGTTGTAGGTATGATTTCTGTAGACGACATGGAATCTAACATTCTTGTAGTATCAGAGAAAGGCTACGGAAAACGCTCTAGTCTAGAAGATTACAGGATTACGAATCGCGGAGGTAAAGGAGTTAAAACAATTTCTGTAACCGATAAAACAGGTGGCCTTGTAGCTATTAAAAACGTTACCGATGACGATGACCTAATGATAATCAACAAATCTGGTATCGCTATTAGAATGGAAGTCAATAATCTTCGTGTAATGGGTAGAGCCACACAAGGAGTTCGATTAATAAACCTAAAAGGTAAAGATTCTATTGCAGCAGTAGCTAAAGTTTTACATGAAGATGATGAATTGGATTTAGTTGAAGATGCTGAAGACGTGGAAAAACCAATTGAACCTACAGATGGCACAGATATTGTTCAAGATGATTCAGAAGAATAA
- a CDS encoding NAD(P)H-hydrate dehydratase, with the protein MKIFSAEQLKKADALTIKNQNITSEELMERAASLTTEEIHKRIQNAEIDIKIFCGVGNNGGDGLVIARLLIEKGYHVKVFVVNYTDKRSDDFLLNYERLKETTNDWPEYIKDEGDFPALSQNDFIIDAIFGIGLNRPLEGWIANLVKHINNSKAFILAIDMPSGLFLDRILKKEYQLISASFTISFQTPKLVFFLPQTMDYVGDLQVLDIGLDREFLNSEKTNSNLISKHEARVLYKPRKSNSHKGDYGHALIIGGSYGKIGSMVLTTTAALRTGAGLVSTFVPKCGYTILQTALPEAMVITDKNEEKLTNIDHSMDPSVICFGMGAGKDQMTVQAFKKLLQATEKPMLIDADGLNMISENKELLEFLPKKSVLTPHPKELERLIGEWEDDFDKLKKVEEFTKTYDVILVLKGSHTFTCAEGNIYINNSGNPGMATAGSGDVLSGIITGLISQQYEPLAAAILGVYLHGLSGDIVAENKSYQALISGDIAENMGAAFQSLFAD; encoded by the coding sequence ATGAAGATTTTTTCTGCTGAGCAACTAAAAAAAGCAGATGCGCTCACTATAAAAAACCAAAATATAACTTCTGAAGAGTTAATGGAAAGAGCTGCAAGCTTAACTACTGAAGAAATACACAAGCGAATTCAGAATGCAGAAATTGACATAAAAATCTTTTGCGGAGTAGGAAACAACGGAGGAGATGGATTAGTAATAGCAAGACTTCTTATAGAAAAAGGTTATCATGTTAAGGTTTTTGTGGTAAATTATACAGATAAACGTTCTGATGATTTTTTACTGAATTATGAACGCCTAAAAGAAACTACAAACGACTGGCCAGAATATATAAAGGATGAAGGTGATTTTCCTGCGCTGAGCCAAAATGATTTTATTATTGATGCTATTTTTGGGATAGGTCTTAATCGACCATTAGAAGGTTGGATCGCTAATCTGGTGAAGCATATAAATAATTCAAAAGCATTTATTTTGGCGATTGATATGCCTTCGGGATTGTTTTTAGATAGAATTCTTAAAAAAGAATATCAACTTATTTCTGCAAGTTTCACAATTAGCTTTCAGACTCCTAAACTTGTGTTCTTTTTGCCACAAACAATGGATTATGTAGGTGATTTACAAGTTTTAGATATTGGTTTGGATCGTGAGTTTCTAAATTCTGAAAAAACGAATAGTAATCTAATAAGCAAACACGAAGCAAGAGTACTTTACAAACCAAGAAAATCTAATTCTCATAAAGGTGACTATGGACATGCATTAATTATAGGTGGAAGCTACGGAAAAATAGGAAGTATGGTATTAACTACTACCGCAGCTTTAAGAACCGGTGCCGGGTTAGTTAGCACTTTTGTGCCAAAATGTGGCTATACTATTTTACAAACTGCTTTGCCTGAAGCGATGGTTATTACTGATAAAAATGAAGAAAAATTGACCAATATAGATCATAGCATGGATCCTTCCGTGATTTGCTTTGGGATGGGAGCTGGGAAAGACCAGATGACGGTTCAAGCATTCAAAAAATTACTTCAGGCTACTGAAAAGCCAATGTTAATCGACGCAGATGGACTAAATATGATTTCTGAAAACAAAGAGTTGTTAGAATTTCTTCCGAAGAAATCAGTTCTAACTCCGCATCCAAAAGAATTAGAGCGTTTAATAGGGGAGTGGGAAGACGATTTCGATAAACTGAAAAAAGTTGAAGAATTCACCAAAACCTATGATGTGATCTTGGTATTAAAAGGTTCTCATACATTTACTTGTGCCGAAGGGAATATCTACATCAATAATAGTGGAAATCCTGGAATGGCCACTGCGGGTAGCGGTGATGTATTGTCGGGAATAATTACCGGCTTGATCTCTCAACAATATGAACCTTTAGCAGCTGCAATTCTTGGTGTTTATCTTCATGGACTTTCAGGAGATATTGTTGCTGAAAATAAATCTTATCAGGCGCTAATTTCTGGCGATATTGCTGAAAATATGGGTGCTGCGTTTCAGTCTTTATTTGCAGATTAA
- the gcvT gene encoding glycine cleavage system aminomethyltransferase GcvT — MKEVALAEKHKALGAKMVPFAGYNMPVSYEGVNTEHQTVREHLGVFDVSHMGEFLVTGEHALELIQLISSNDASKLVDGKAQYTCMPNEEGGIVDDLIIYRFDAEKYLLVVNASNIEKDWNWISKHNSMEAHLTDLSDDMSLLAIQGPKAAEAMQSLTDVNLSAMKFYTFEVATFAGMEKVIISATGYTGSGGFEIYFKNECADEIWNKVMEAGADFGIKPIGLAARDTLRLEMGFCLYGNDIDDTTSPIEAKLGWITKFNKEFVNSEALKKEKEEGAKRKLVAFELDERGIPRQGYDIVNEEGEVIGNVTSGTMSPSLEKGIGLGYVKKEYAGFGKKINIQIRKKAIPATQVKLPFYKG; from the coding sequence ATGAAAGAAGTAGCACTAGCTGAAAAACATAAAGCTCTGGGAGCAAAGATGGTTCCTTTTGCAGGTTATAATATGCCTGTTTCCTACGAAGGTGTAAATACAGAACATCAAACTGTTCGTGAACATTTGGGAGTTTTCGATGTTTCCCATATGGGAGAGTTTTTAGTAACTGGTGAACATGCTTTAGAACTTATTCAGTTAATTTCTTCTAACGATGCTTCAAAATTAGTAGATGGTAAAGCACAGTACACTTGCATGCCAAATGAAGAAGGCGGTATCGTAGACGATTTGATTATTTACAGGTTTGATGCTGAAAAGTATTTACTGGTAGTAAATGCTTCGAATATCGAGAAAGATTGGAATTGGATTAGTAAACACAATTCCATGGAGGCTCACTTAACAGATCTAAGTGATGATATGTCGTTATTGGCTATACAAGGCCCAAAAGCGGCTGAAGCTATGCAGTCACTTACTGATGTAAATCTCAGTGCTATGAAGTTTTATACTTTCGAAGTAGCAACTTTTGCCGGTATGGAAAAAGTTATTATTTCAGCAACGGGTTATACCGGTAGCGGCGGATTCGAAATTTATTTTAAGAATGAATGTGCAGATGAAATTTGGAATAAAGTGATGGAAGCTGGTGCAGATTTTGGTATTAAGCCAATAGGTCTTGCTGCTCGAGATACTTTGCGATTAGAAATGGGGTTTTGTTTATACGGAAATGATATAGACGATACTACTTCTCCTATTGAAGCAAAATTAGGATGGATTACAAAATTCAATAAAGAGTTTGTAAATTCTGAAGCATTAAAAAAGGAAAAGGAAGAAGGCGCTAAACGTAAACTCGTTGCGTTTGAACTTGATGAACGAGGCATCCCTAGACAGGGCTATGATATCGTGAATGAAGAGGGAGAAGTTATAGGAAATGTTACATCGGGTACCATGTCACCTTCATTAGAAAAAGGAATTGGTTTAGGATACGTAAAGAAAGAATATGCTGGTTTTGGAAAGAAAATCAATATTCAAATACGTAAAAAAGCTATTCCTGCTACGCAGGTGAAATTGCCCTTTTATAAAGGATAA
- a CDS encoding sugar nucleotide-binding protein — translation MERILILGASGFIGNAIYKELRSFFDTHGTYFTDNPGLENNHQFHQYDMETDSLDLLLFNLKPSIIISAVRGSFAAQLAMHYSAISYILTNPCKLIFLSSANVFDAFTNYPSYEYDKTLSQSVYGRFKIKIENALLRLPNDKYNIIRLPMVFGKGSPRINEIKALLDLGEAIEVFPNVVINVTEISKITQQLHYIINRQQQGVLHLGSSDLVHQKDFVQDVCEILGYENPLFKNVYDSNEDRYLAVLPKDNLLPGNLQIKVQEVVEATIKKIG, via the coding sequence TTGGAACGCATTTTAATCTTAGGAGCTAGCGGCTTTATTGGCAATGCCATATATAAAGAGCTACGCTCCTTTTTTGATACTCACGGCACTTATTTTACAGATAATCCTGGTTTAGAGAATAACCATCAGTTCCATCAATATGATATGGAGACTGATAGTCTTGATCTTTTACTTTTTAATTTAAAGCCCAGTATTATCATTTCAGCCGTTCGTGGTAGTTTTGCTGCGCAACTAGCCATGCATTATTCTGCCATAAGTTATATTCTTACAAATCCGTGTAAGCTAATATTCCTAAGTTCTGCGAATGTATTTGATGCGTTTACCAATTATCCGAGTTACGAGTACGATAAGACTTTGTCACAAAGTGTGTATGGTCGCTTTAAAATTAAGATTGAAAATGCCTTACTTCGACTTCCCAACGATAAATACAATATTATAAGATTACCGATGGTTTTTGGTAAAGGATCACCAAGAATCAACGAAATCAAAGCCTTATTAGACCTGGGGGAGGCTATTGAAGTATTTCCTAATGTGGTTATTAATGTTACTGAAATTAGCAAAATAACTCAGCAACTTCATTACATTATAAATCGGCAACAGCAAGGGGTTTTACACTTGGGGAGCAGTGATTTAGTGCATCAAAAAGACTTTGTACAGGATGTTTGTGAAATTTTAGGATACGAAAATCCGCTTTTTAAAAATGTGTACGATAGCAACGAAGATCGCTATTTAGCAGTGCTGCCAAAAGACAATCTCTTACCTGGCAACCTTCAAATTAAAGTCCAGGAAGTAGTAGAAGCCACAATTAAAAAAATAGGTTAA
- a CDS encoding 4a-hydroxytetrahydrobiopterin dehydratase, whose amino-acid sequence MDKLTEDQINTNLESFEGWSYAKDAIHTSFKFENFKDAFTVMTRIAFEAEAQQHHPNWANSFNELEISLSTHDAGGVTNKDFEMAKAIEDIVEAK is encoded by the coding sequence ATGGATAAGCTAACCGAAGACCAAATCAATACCAATCTAGAATCATTTGAAGGTTGGAGTTACGCAAAAGATGCCATTCATACTTCCTTCAAATTCGAGAATTTCAAAGATGCTTTTACAGTAATGACAAGAATTGCTTTTGAAGCTGAAGCGCAACAACATCATCCAAATTGGGCAAATTCGTTCAATGAATTAGAAATTTCACTTTCTACCCACGATGCAGGCGGCGTTACCAACAAAGATTTTGAAATGGCAAAGGCCATAGAAGACATTGTAGAGGCTAAATAA
- a CDS encoding YebC/PmpR family DNA-binding transcriptional regulator — protein MGRAFEFRKARKMKRWSAMAKAFTRIGKDIVMAVKEGGPDPDANSKLRAVIQNAKSVNMPKDNIERAIKRASDKSQGDYKIVLFEGYAPHGIAVLVETATDNNNRTVANVRSHFNKSDGNLGTSGSVEFMFDHTCNFRINAEGHDVEELELEFIDYGAEEVFEDEDGIHIYAPFENFGSIQKELENQNMEIISSGFERIPQVTKKLTPEQAADVEKLLEKLEEDDDVQNVYHTMEESSSEE, from the coding sequence ATGGGAAGAGCATTTGAATTTAGAAAGGCACGTAAGATGAAACGTTGGTCGGCAATGGCCAAAGCCTTTACTCGTATAGGAAAAGATATTGTAATGGCCGTTAAAGAAGGCGGACCAGATCCAGACGCTAACTCTAAACTTAGAGCAGTTATACAAAACGCGAAGAGCGTTAACATGCCGAAGGACAATATCGAAAGAGCTATTAAAAGAGCGTCAGATAAAAGTCAGGGGGATTATAAAATTGTTCTTTTCGAAGGATATGCTCCACACGGTATTGCTGTTTTGGTTGAAACCGCTACCGATAATAACAATCGTACTGTTGCAAATGTTCGATCACACTTCAATAAAAGTGATGGGAATTTGGGAACTTCAGGATCTGTAGAATTTATGTTCGACCATACCTGTAACTTCAGAATAAATGCTGAAGGACATGATGTTGAAGAATTAGAGCTGGAATTTATTGATTATGGAGCTGAAGAAGTTTTCGAAGATGAAGATGGTATTCACATTTATGCGCCTTTCGAGAATTTTGGAAGTATTCAGAAAGAATTAGAAAACCAGAATATGGAAATTATCTCTTCAGGATTTGAGCGAATTCCTCAGGTTACTAAAAAGCTAACACCTGAGCAGGCTGCAGATGTAGAGAAACTTTTAGAAAAATTAGAAGAAGATGATGATGTACAAAATGTATATCACACTATGGAAGAATCATCTTCAGAAGAATAA
- a CDS encoding DoxX family protein — protein MKNTYTTSLNLPKLDFILLIFRIGISILMLFHGVPKLITFFTEDEINFADPLGAGQTLTFTIAVLAEFVCSVMIILGLATRIATIPLILTIGIAAIIVHMPDGMAKQELPFLYLLSYILLFYTGAGKFSLDHYFMYRAEKKG, from the coding sequence ATGAAGAACACGTACACCACCAGTTTAAACCTTCCCAAACTAGATTTTATATTGCTTATATTTAGAATTGGTATTTCTATATTGATGCTTTTTCATGGCGTCCCAAAATTGATTACTTTTTTTACTGAAGACGAAATTAATTTTGCAGATCCATTGGGTGCCGGTCAAACTTTGACGTTTACTATCGCGGTTTTAGCCGAGTTTGTATGTTCTGTGATGATAATCTTGGGATTAGCCACCAGAATAGCAACAATCCCTCTAATCTTAACTATAGGCATTGCTGCAATCATAGTCCACATGCCAGACGGTATGGCAAAACAAGAATTACCGTTTTTGTATTTACTATCCTACATATTGCTTTTCTATACAGGCGCCGGTAAGTTTTCTCTTGATCACTATTTTATGTACCGAGCTGAGAAAAAAGGATAA